A region of Panthera uncia isolate 11264 chromosome D4, Puncia_PCG_1.0, whole genome shotgun sequence DNA encodes the following proteins:
- the PTGES gene encoding prostaglandin E synthase isoform X2: protein MEMPAPVLALVRGQALPAFLLCSTLLVIKMYVVAIITGQVRLRKKAFANPEDALRHGGLQYCRSDQDVDRCLRAHRNDMETIYPFLFLGLVYSFLGPDPFIARMHFLVFFLGRVVHTVAYLGKLRAPTRSLAYTLAQLPCASMAFQIVWEAACHL, encoded by the exons ATGGAGATGCCTGCCCCTGTCCTGGCATTGGTGAGAGGCCAGGCGCTGCCGGCCTTCCTGCTCTGCAGCACGCTGCTGGTCATCAAGATGTACGTGGTGGCCATCATCACGGGCCAAGTGAGGCTTCGGAAGAAG GCTTTTGCCAACCCCGAGGATGCCCTGAGACACGGAGGCCTCCAGTACTGCCGGAGTGACCAGGACGTAGATCGCTGCCTCAG AGCCCACCGGAATGACATGGAGACCATCTACCCCTTCCTGTTCCTGGGCCTCGTTTACTCCTTCCTGGGGCCTGACCCCTTCATCGCCCGGATGCACTTCCTCGTCTTCTTCCTGGGCCGCGTGGTGCACACCGTGGCCTATCTGGGCAAGCTTCGGGCACCCACCCGCTCCCTGGCCTACACCCTGGCCCAGCTCCCCTGTGCCTCCATGGCCTTCCAGATCGTCTGGGAAGCTGCCTGCCACCTGTGA
- the PTGES gene encoding prostaglandin E synthase isoform X1, protein MAQFSCPTPVLTRGDGDRHQSYRPPVDVPPGVCLCHTHPPPRRQALPDAPMLQMKRQTRTRLRICQGRGVWGRRLDRGHSSALRLPQHLAAESGRVLCADRPPGGLSPPPPAHRDTATRACCGRLPQSSRLPMEMPAPVLALVRGQALPAFLLCSTLLVIKMYVVAIITGQVRLRKKAFANPEDALRHGGLQYCRSDQDVDRCLRAHRNDMETIYPFLFLGLVYSFLGPDPFIARMHFLVFFLGRVVHTVAYLGKLRAPTRSLAYTLAQLPCASMAFQIVWEAACHL, encoded by the exons ATGGCCCAGTTCTCCTGCCCAACACCTGTGCTGACCCGCGGGGACGGGGACAGACACCAGAGCTATCGGCCACCTGTGGATGTCCCGCCAGGCGTCTGTCTTtgtcacacacaccccccccccagaaggCAGGCCCTGCCGGACGCCCCCATGTTGCAGATGAAGAGACAGACTAGAACGCGTTTAAGGATTTGCcaggggaggggtgtctggggCCGGAGGCTGGACAGGGGACACAGCTCAGCCCTGCGCCTCCCCCAGCATCTGGCCGCTGAGAGTGGGCGTGTGCTGTGTGCAGACAGGCCTCCTGGCGGGCTCTCCCCGCCTCCTCCAGCTCATAGAGACACAGCCACACGCGCCTGCTGCGGCCGCCTGCCCCAGAGCTCCCGCCTGCCCATGGAGATGCCTGCCCCTGTCCTGGCATTGGTGAGAGGCCAGGCGCTGCCGGCCTTCCTGCTCTGCAGCACGCTGCTGGTCATCAAGATGTACGTGGTGGCCATCATCACGGGCCAAGTGAGGCTTCGGAAGAAG GCTTTTGCCAACCCCGAGGATGCCCTGAGACACGGAGGCCTCCAGTACTGCCGGAGTGACCAGGACGTAGATCGCTGCCTCAG AGCCCACCGGAATGACATGGAGACCATCTACCCCTTCCTGTTCCTGGGCCTCGTTTACTCCTTCCTGGGGCCTGACCCCTTCATCGCCCGGATGCACTTCCTCGTCTTCTTCCTGGGCCGCGTGGTGCACACCGTGGCCTATCTGGGCAAGCTTCGGGCACCCACCCGCTCCCTGGCCTACACCCTGGCCCAGCTCCCCTGTGCCTCCATGGCCTTCCAGATCGTCTGGGAAGCTGCCTGCCACCTGTGA